One genomic segment of Pseudonocardia sp. T1-2H includes these proteins:
- a CDS encoding sigma-70 family RNA polymerase sigma factor: MHGERYDAVPQADAPLASGAGPADRSAPVPQQRPVTPSAEEHPVEPSAEEGGTWTLVKRCQAGDLAAFSELYERYHEVVYRYVLFRMGDRTLAEDLTQETFVRALRRISSVSYQGRDIGAWFVTIARNLIFDHVKSSRYRLESTTSEIVDYSPTTHGPEQQVLENATNDELRIAIAKLNPDQQECIQMRFLQGLSVAETAERMQRNEGAVKALQHRAVRRLATLLPDGVR, translated from the coding sequence GTGCACGGTGAGCGCTACGACGCCGTCCCGCAGGCCGACGCGCCGCTCGCCTCCGGGGCCGGTCCGGCGGACCGCTCCGCCCCGGTGCCCCAGCAGCGCCCCGTGACGCCCTCCGCCGAGGAGCACCCGGTGGAGCCGTCGGCCGAGGAGGGCGGCACCTGGACGCTGGTCAAGCGCTGCCAGGCCGGCGACCTCGCCGCGTTCAGCGAGCTGTACGAGCGCTACCACGAGGTCGTCTACCGCTACGTGCTCTTCCGCATGGGGGACCGCACGCTGGCCGAGGACCTCACCCAGGAGACGTTCGTCCGGGCCCTGCGCCGGATCAGCTCGGTCAGCTACCAGGGCCGGGACATCGGTGCGTGGTTCGTCACCATCGCCCGCAACCTGATCTTCGACCACGTGAAGTCCAGCCGCTACCGGCTCGAGTCCACGACGTCGGAGATCGTGGACTACTCCCCCACCACGCACGGGCCCGAGCAGCAGGTGCTGGAGAACGCCACCAACGACGAGCTGCGCATCGCGATCGCGAAGCTGAACCCCGACCAGCAGGAATGCATCCAGATGCGGTTCCTGCAAGGCCTGTCCGTGGCCGAGACGGCCGAGCGGATGCAGCGCAACGAGGGTGCGGTCAAGGCCCTGCAGCACCGCGCCGTCCGCCGGCTCGCCACCCTGCTCCCCGACGGTGTGCGATGA
- a CDS encoding redox-sensing transcriptional repressor Rex, translated as MPPQADSPGGDPGADTARGSRSIPEATVARLAVYLRALGELAAEGAETVSSEELSAASGVNSAKLRKDLSYIGTYGIRGVGYEVTALQHELERVLGLDHPQAVALVGVGNLGHALAGYGGFGGRGFPVRALFDVDPDLVGIHINGILVEHARDIPRICTERGVTIGMIATPAQGAQGVCDLLVQAGVRSILNFAPLFLQVPAEVEVRKVDLAVELQVLAFHVARRSAEAAVGVTAAEQGIPPRQAVAGTRIKEGVTTVPQVVTGANGSAVFPR; from the coding sequence TTGCCGCCGCAGGCCGACTCCCCGGGTGGCGACCCGGGAGCGGACACCGCGCGGGGCTCCCGGTCCATTCCCGAGGCCACCGTCGCCCGCCTCGCCGTGTACCTCCGCGCCCTCGGCGAGCTCGCCGCGGAGGGCGCCGAGACGGTGTCCAGCGAGGAGCTCTCCGCGGCCAGCGGCGTCAACTCCGCGAAGCTGCGCAAGGACCTCTCCTACATCGGCACCTACGGCATCCGCGGCGTCGGCTACGAGGTGACGGCCCTGCAGCACGAGCTCGAGCGCGTGCTCGGGCTGGACCATCCGCAGGCGGTCGCGCTCGTCGGGGTCGGGAACCTGGGCCACGCGCTGGCCGGTTACGGCGGCTTCGGCGGCCGCGGCTTCCCGGTCCGCGCCCTGTTCGACGTGGACCCGGACCTGGTCGGCATCCACATCAACGGGATCCTCGTCGAGCACGCCCGGGACATCCCGCGCATCTGCACGGAGCGCGGTGTGACCATCGGCATGATTGCGACCCCGGCCCAGGGTGCCCAGGGTGTCTGCGACCTCCTGGTGCAGGCCGGCGTGCGCTCGATCCTGAACTTCGCCCCGCTGTTCCTGCAGGTCCCGGCGGAGGTCGAGGTGCGCAAGGTGGACCTGGCCGTCGAGCTGCAGGTCCTCGCGTTCCACGTCGCGCGGCGCAGCGCGGAGGCCGCCGTGGGTGTGACCGCGGCCGAACAGGGGATTCCCCCGAGGCAGGCCGTGGCGGGCACGCGTATCAAAGAGGGCGTCACTACCGTTCCCCAGGTTGTGACCGGTGCGAACGGATCGGCGGTGTTTCCTCGATGA
- a CDS encoding AMP-binding protein encodes MPQGLTHVYALVERAAANGPEHPALVDVTGGTTLTWEDLHAAAGAEAERLRAAGVTPGDRVAVVLPNGEAFGVALFGALRAGAVVVPIGPSAVARELEIILGDATPRVVVAGPGESAVAAAAAGAGAQVLPPPPSGAGAAATGPRAGSADGAREASGDGGEAIALLVYTSGTTGRPRGVRLSHRALLANRAQLASLRPSPVTPTDRVLLALPLFHVFGLAAGLLQVAWAGATVVLTERFDADAMPDLLVRQRVSAIAGVPSMYRALLDVPAEQLRAGFAGVRICTSGGAPLPPKWFTAFHDATGLDIVEGYGLSEAGPVVTSNQVGGAARPGSVGRPLPGVELCLVDAAGRPLTDSRDDEDEGEEGDVADVYTDLADDTGLVAVRGPNLFSGYWPDGEGGPDAEGWFRTADVGYLDGNGDLHLVDRTSDLVIVNGFNVYPREVEQVLAELAEVAEAAVIGIPDDRTGAAVKAVVVRTPGSDLTEEQVNEHCAVRLARFKRPTTVAFVDELPRTPTGKIARRTLAEV; translated from the coding sequence GTGCCGCAGGGCCTCACGCACGTGTACGCGCTGGTCGAGCGGGCCGCGGCGAACGGGCCGGAGCATCCCGCACTGGTCGACGTCACCGGCGGCACCACGCTGACCTGGGAGGACCTGCACGCGGCGGCCGGCGCCGAGGCGGAGCGGCTGCGGGCCGCAGGGGTCACCCCGGGCGACCGGGTGGCCGTCGTGCTGCCCAACGGCGAGGCCTTCGGCGTCGCCCTGTTCGGTGCGCTGCGGGCCGGTGCCGTGGTGGTCCCGATCGGACCGAGCGCGGTGGCGCGCGAGCTGGAGATCATCCTGGGTGACGCCACCCCCCGGGTGGTGGTCGCCGGACCGGGGGAGAGCGCCGTGGCGGCCGCGGCCGCCGGCGCGGGCGCGCAGGTGCTCCCGCCGCCTCCCTCGGGTGCAGGGGCGGCGGCCACGGGTCCGCGGGCGGGGAGCGCCGACGGTGCTCGGGAAGCGAGCGGGGACGGTGGGGAGGCCATCGCGCTCCTTGTCTACACGTCCGGCACCACGGGCCGTCCGCGAGGTGTCCGTCTCTCCCACCGGGCGCTGCTCGCGAACCGTGCGCAGCTCGCGTCGCTGCGCCCCTCCCCGGTCACCCCGACGGACCGGGTCCTGCTGGCGCTGCCGCTGTTCCACGTGTTCGGCCTCGCCGCCGGGCTCCTGCAGGTCGCCTGGGCCGGGGCCACGGTCGTGCTCACCGAGCGCTTCGACGCCGACGCGATGCCGGATCTGCTGGTCAGGCAACGGGTCAGCGCGATCGCCGGCGTCCCGTCGATGTACCGCGCGCTGCTCGACGTGCCCGCGGAGCAGCTGCGGGCCGGGTTCGCCGGCGTCCGCATCTGCACCTCGGGCGGAGCGCCGCTGCCGCCGAAGTGGTTCACCGCGTTCCACGACGCCACCGGGCTGGACATCGTCGAGGGCTACGGGCTCAGCGAGGCCGGGCCGGTCGTCACGAGCAACCAGGTCGGCGGCGCGGCCCGCCCCGGCTCCGTCGGGCGGCCGCTCCCGGGCGTCGAGCTGTGCCTCGTCGACGCCGCCGGGCGCCCCCTGACGGACTCCCGGGACGACGAGGACGAGGGCGAGGAGGGGGACGTCGCGGACGTCTACACCGATCTCGCGGACGACACCGGCCTCGTCGCCGTGCGCGGGCCCAACCTGTTCTCCGGCTACTGGCCGGACGGCGAGGGCGGCCCGGACGCGGAGGGCTGGTTCCGCACCGCGGACGTCGGCTACCTGGACGGGAACGGGGACCTGCACCTCGTCGACCGCACGTCGGACCTGGTGATCGTCAACGGCTTCAACGTCTACCCGCGCGAGGTCGAGCAGGTGCTCGCCGAGCTGGCGGAGGTGGCCGAGGCCGCGGTCATCGGCATCCCGGACGACCGGACGGGGGCGGCGGTGAAGGCGGTCGTCGTCCGCACGCCCGGCTCGGACCTCACCGAGGAGCAGGTGAACGAGCACTGCGCGGTGCGGTTGGCCCGCTTCAAGCGGCCGACGACGGTCGCGTTCGTCGACGAGCTGCCGCGCACCCCGACGGGCAAGATCGCCCGCCGCACCCTGGCGGAGGTGTAG
- a CDS encoding glutamyl-tRNA reductase, which produces MSVLVVGLSHRSAPVEVLERAAVSSADVPKLLDEMLRCPHVSEAVLLSTCNRIEIYAVVDAFHGGLADVSSVLGRHSGLELGELTEHLFVHYASSAVQHLFSVAAGLDSMVVGESQILGQLRTAYATADGVGSVGRVLHELAQQALRVGKRVHASTGIDAAGASVVSEALADAAVGLGKDLSGTRAVIVGAGAMGALAAAHLRRAGAAEITVLNRSAERAERLAEKTAEQGTPARAGLLEDLETELARADLMVACTGAIGTVVELAPVEAAMTGRAGRPLVVCDLGLPRDVDPAVAGVEGVTVVDLIALQRRLGGDAGVARSVTSARELVAEEAQNYLAAQRSAEVTPTVTALRRRASEVVDAELLRLTSRLPDLEDGVREEFGRTVRRVVDKLLHTPTVQVKRLAVGPDGDSYAAALRTLFELDPTKPAAVAGTAEQLTGADVARALEAPLEPPAQTLERGR; this is translated from the coding sequence ATGAGCGTCCTTGTCGTAGGGCTGTCCCATCGCAGTGCTCCCGTCGAGGTGCTGGAGCGGGCCGCGGTCTCGTCCGCCGACGTGCCCAAGCTCCTCGACGAGATGCTGCGGTGCCCCCACGTCAGCGAAGCGGTGCTGCTCTCGACGTGCAACCGGATCGAGATCTACGCGGTCGTGGACGCCTTCCACGGCGGGCTGGCGGACGTCTCCTCGGTGCTCGGCCGGCACTCCGGCCTCGAGCTCGGTGAGCTGACCGAGCACCTCTTCGTGCACTACGCGAGCTCCGCGGTGCAGCACCTGTTCTCCGTGGCGGCCGGGCTGGACTCGATGGTCGTCGGCGAGTCCCAGATCCTGGGCCAGCTGCGCACCGCGTACGCCACGGCGGACGGGGTCGGTTCCGTCGGCCGGGTGCTGCACGAGCTGGCCCAGCAGGCGCTGCGCGTCGGCAAGCGGGTGCACGCGAGCACCGGGATCGACGCCGCAGGGGCCTCCGTCGTCTCCGAGGCGCTGGCCGACGCGGCCGTGGGTCTCGGGAAGGACCTCTCCGGCACCCGGGCCGTCATCGTCGGCGCGGGGGCCATGGGCGCGCTCGCCGCGGCTCACCTGCGCCGCGCCGGCGCCGCCGAGATCACCGTGCTGAACCGGTCCGCGGAGCGGGCCGAGCGGCTCGCCGAGAAGACCGCCGAGCAGGGCACCCCTGCCCGCGCGGGACTCCTCGAGGACCTGGAGACCGAGCTCGCGCGGGCGGATCTGATGGTGGCCTGCACCGGGGCCATCGGAACCGTGGTCGAGCTCGCGCCCGTCGAGGCGGCGATGACCGGCCGCGCCGGGCGCCCGCTGGTCGTCTGCGACCTGGGGCTGCCCCGGGACGTCGACCCGGCGGTCGCCGGGGTCGAGGGCGTCACCGTCGTGGACCTGATCGCGCTGCAGCGTCGCCTCGGGGGCGACGCCGGCGTCGCCCGGTCCGTCACGTCGGCCCGCGAGCTCGTCGCGGAGGAGGCCCAGAACTACCTCGCCGCGCAGCGCTCGGCCGAGGTCACCCCCACCGTCACCGCGCTGCGCCGGCGCGCCTCCGAGGTCGTCGACGCGGAGCTGCTGCGCCTGACCTCCCGCCTCCCGGACCTCGAGGACGGCGTGCGCGAGGAGTTCGGCCGCACCGTCCGCCGCGTCGTGGACAAGCTGCTGCACACGCCGACCGTGCAGGTGAAGCGCCTCGCCGTGGGGCCGGACGGGGACAGCTACGCCGCCGCGCTGCGCACCCTGTTCGAGCTGGACCCGACCAAGCCCGCCGCGGTCGCCGGCACCGCCGAGCAGCTCACCGGCGCGGACGTCGCCCGCGCGCTCGAGGCGCCGCTCGAGCCGCCCGCGCAGACCCTGGAGCGAGGCCGATGA
- a CDS encoding molybdopterin-dependent oxidoreductase: MSTAVAPEAEPTPRSRVIPWPLAALIGVLAVGAALGAGNLVAGIISPSSSPYLAIGDTVIRFSPQPVTEFAKATFGTADKPILLGGMAVVILLVAAVAGVASRRDRRPGVAVVTVLGIAGFAAVAFAPSFAPLDLVAPLAALLAGVVSFRWLHRLALDAAHERAAGPGGVSRRNVLIGSSAAVGLGALASGGGGLLLGRGGEESRATVTRMLAGSAITRAPAIPAGVDFASAVPGTTRFLTSNADFYRIDVALRIPQLRAADWRLRLHGMVDREITLTFDDLMRRPLVERTVTMTCVSNPVGGDLISTANFVGVDLRDLLLEAGVQQGADQVFCTSTDGFTAGTPTDVVLEQGRGAMLAVGMNGEALPPEHGFPVRMVVPGLYGYVSGTKWIADMEVTTFGRDRQSYWLQRGWAERAPIKTEARIDLPKGFSSVPAGPVDVAGIAWSQPRGIGKVEVRMDGGPWRPAELATEVGGDTWRMWKTRFDLAAGSHTVQVRATDADGNTQTEQRADPVPDGASGWPATIFTVA, translated from the coding sequence GTGAGCACAGCGGTCGCCCCCGAGGCGGAACCCACGCCCCGGTCCCGGGTCATCCCGTGGCCTCTCGCCGCGCTGATCGGCGTACTGGCCGTCGGGGCCGCGCTCGGCGCGGGAAACCTCGTCGCGGGAATCATCTCCCCGTCGTCCTCGCCCTACCTGGCGATCGGCGACACGGTCATCCGCTTCTCGCCGCAGCCGGTCACGGAGTTCGCGAAGGCGACCTTCGGCACCGCGGACAAGCCGATCCTGCTCGGCGGCATGGCCGTGGTCATCCTGCTGGTGGCCGCGGTGGCCGGTGTCGCGTCGCGCCGCGACCGGCGTCCGGGCGTCGCCGTGGTGACCGTCCTGGGCATCGCCGGCTTCGCGGCCGTCGCGTTCGCCCCGTCGTTCGCGCCGCTGGACCTGGTGGCCCCGCTCGCGGCGCTGCTCGCGGGCGTCGTCTCGTTCCGGTGGCTGCACCGCCTCGCACTCGACGCGGCGCACGAGCGGGCGGCGGGCCCCGGCGGCGTCTCCCGGCGCAACGTGTTGATCGGCTCGTCGGCCGCGGTCGGTCTCGGCGCCCTCGCCTCCGGGGGCGGGGGCCTGCTGCTCGGCCGCGGCGGCGAGGAGTCCCGCGCCACGGTCACCCGCATGCTCGCCGGCTCCGCGATCACGCGGGCGCCGGCGATCCCGGCGGGCGTGGACTTCGCCTCCGCCGTACCCGGCACGACCCGCTTCCTGACCTCGAACGCGGACTTCTACCGGATCGACGTGGCGCTGCGGATCCCGCAGCTGCGCGCGGCGGACTGGCGGCTGCGCCTGCACGGCATGGTCGACCGCGAGATCACGCTGACCTTCGACGACCTGATGCGCCGCCCGCTCGTCGAGCGCACCGTCACGATGACCTGCGTCTCGAACCCCGTCGGCGGCGACCTGATCTCGACGGCGAACTTCGTCGGGGTCGACCTGCGGGACCTCCTGCTGGAGGCGGGCGTGCAGCAGGGCGCGGACCAGGTGTTCTGCACCAGCACCGATGGCTTCACGGCCGGTACGCCGACCGACGTCGTGCTGGAGCAGGGCCGCGGCGCGATGCTCGCGGTGGGCATGAACGGCGAGGCGCTGCCGCCCGAGCACGGCTTTCCGGTGCGGATGGTCGTACCCGGCCTCTACGGCTACGTGTCCGGGACGAAGTGGATCGCGGACATGGAGGTCACGACCTTCGGCCGCGACAGGCAGAGCTACTGGCTGCAGCGTGGCTGGGCGGAGCGGGCGCCGATCAAGACCGAGGCCCGTATCGACCTGCCGAAGGGCTTCTCCTCGGTGCCGGCCGGACCGGTCGACGTCGCGGGCATCGCGTGGTCCCAGCCACGGGGGATCGGCAAGGTCGAGGTCAGGATGGACGGCGGTCCGTGGCGGCCGGCCGAGCTGGCCACCGAGGTCGGCGGCGACACGTGGCGGATGTGGAAGACGCGGTTCGACCTCGCCGCCGGAAGCCACACCGTGCAGGTGCGCGCCACCGACGCGGACGGGAACACCCAGACCGAGCAGCGCGCGGACCCGGTCCCGGACGGTGCCAGCGGATGGCCGGCGACGATCTTCACCGTCGCCTAG
- a CDS encoding uroporphyrinogen-III synthase yields MSQATSTPGRIAFVGSGPGDPGLLTVRAREALAGAPLVITDPDVPDAILGLVAEGAEVRPAVGQPADVAGDLLTEARTGRAVVRLVSGDPLTVDAVVAEAQAVAAEGVAFDVVPGVPAGTAVPAYAGVPLGSGHIEADVRAGLDWAKLAVAPGTLVLHAAAAHLAEVATSLTEHGRPSDTPVAVTAHGTESTQKTVTTTLTSMPSAAGDLEGPLVLTVGDEVARRADLSWWESRALYGWRVLVPRTKDQAGVMSDRLRMHGAIPEEVPTIAVEPPRSPTQMERAVKGLVDGRYQWVVFTSTNAVRAVWEKFAEFGLDARAFSGVKIACVGTATAEKVRAFGIVPELVPDVEESQTSSSEGLLEIFPPHDDILDPVDRVLLPRADIATETLAAGLTERGWEIDDVTAYRTVRAAPPPAPIREAIKTGGFDAVCFTSSSTVRNLVGIAGKPHARTLVACIGPATAETAREFGLRVDVQPDEARVPALVDALAAHASRLRAEGALPPPKKAKARRR; encoded by the coding sequence ATGAGCCAGGCAACGTCCACCCCCGGCCGGATCGCGTTCGTGGGCAGTGGCCCCGGCGATCCCGGGCTGCTGACCGTGCGCGCCCGCGAGGCGCTCGCCGGGGCGCCGCTCGTGATCACCGACCCGGACGTGCCCGACGCGATCCTCGGCCTGGTGGCCGAGGGCGCCGAGGTCAGGCCCGCCGTGGGCCAGCCCGCCGACGTGGCGGGGGACCTGCTCACCGAGGCCCGTACGGGCCGCGCGGTGGTCCGGCTGGTCTCCGGTGACCCACTGACCGTCGACGCCGTGGTGGCCGAGGCGCAGGCCGTCGCCGCCGAGGGCGTCGCCTTCGACGTGGTCCCGGGCGTTCCGGCCGGTACCGCGGTGCCTGCCTACGCCGGTGTCCCGCTGGGATCCGGCCACATCGAGGCGGACGTCCGGGCGGGCCTGGACTGGGCGAAGCTGGCCGTCGCGCCGGGCACCCTGGTGCTGCACGCCGCCGCCGCGCACCTCGCCGAGGTCGCGACGTCGCTGACCGAGCACGGCCGCCCGTCGGACACCCCGGTCGCGGTCACCGCGCACGGCACCGAGTCCACCCAGAAGACCGTGACGACGACGCTCACGTCGATGCCGTCGGCCGCCGGGGACCTCGAGGGCCCGCTCGTGCTGACCGTCGGTGACGAGGTCGCCCGCCGCGCGGACCTGTCGTGGTGGGAGTCCCGCGCGCTCTACGGCTGGCGGGTCCTGGTGCCGCGCACCAAGGACCAGGCGGGCGTGATGAGCGACCGGCTGCGCATGCACGGGGCGATCCCGGAGGAGGTCCCGACCATCGCGGTCGAGCCGCCCCGCTCGCCCACCCAGATGGAGCGGGCCGTCAAGGGCCTGGTCGACGGCCGCTACCAGTGGGTCGTCTTCACCTCCACCAACGCCGTGCGCGCGGTGTGGGAGAAGTTCGCCGAGTTCGGCCTGGACGCCCGCGCGTTCTCCGGCGTGAAGATCGCCTGCGTCGGGACCGCGACCGCCGAGAAGGTGCGCGCCTTCGGCATCGTGCCCGAGCTGGTGCCGGACGTGGAAGAGTCGCAGACCTCCTCGTCCGAGGGGCTGCTGGAGATCTTCCCGCCGCACGACGACATCCTGGACCCGGTCGACCGGGTCCTGCTGCCGCGGGCGGACATCGCGACCGAGACCCTCGCCGCCGGCCTGACCGAGCGCGGCTGGGAGATCGACGACGTGACGGCCTACCGGACCGTCCGGGCCGCGCCGCCGCCCGCCCCGATCCGCGAGGCGATCAAGACCGGTGGGTTCGACGCGGTCTGCTTCACCTCGTCGTCGACGGTGCGGAACCTGGTCGGCATCGCGGGCAAGCCGCACGCCCGCACGCTCGTCGCCTGCATCGGGCCGGCGACGGCCGAGACGGCGCGGGAGTTCGGCCTGCGGGTGGACGTCCAGCCGGACGAGGCCCGGGTCCCGGCCCTGGTCGACGCCCTGGCCGCGCACGCCTCCCGGCTGCGCGCGGAGGGCGCCCTGCCGCCCCCGAAGAAGGCCAAGGCTCGCCGCCGCTGA
- a CDS encoding glutaredoxin family protein yields MSHSVTVLTRVGCHLCETAEAEVSRICGELGVPWEATDVDSDGELRAEYGDRVPVILIDGREHGFWRVEEKRFRSALT; encoded by the coding sequence ATGAGTCATTCGGTGACGGTGCTGACGCGGGTCGGCTGCCATCTGTGCGAGACCGCCGAGGCCGAGGTGAGCCGGATCTGCGGCGAGCTGGGCGTCCCGTGGGAGGCCACGGACGTGGACTCGGACGGCGAGCTGCGCGCCGAGTACGGGGACCGGGTCCCGGTGATCCTGATCGACGGCCGGGAGCACGGGTTCTGGCGGGTGGAGGAGAAGCGGTTCCGTTCGGCCCTGACATGA
- a CDS encoding DUF5667 domain-containing protein, with protein MPAGRGDDEERYEAYGTPPGADAAEELAHELALAAALDRSRSSLSPDRQASVRMKQRLFAALAEEGFGPGGGVDTMAPPAAPSPGPTETTAEMAPVAGPRPDGGTGGTDAPTTVAGVSVGAGGTRTLTSAGAGTDVPRGRKPRHVLPSDHPDQPNRPGGARGSRRPGGRPSLRKRVALVSGAALLALVAIAGGGALVARNALPGDALYAMKRASESTGTVFTFSDDALGHRHLDLAATRLGEIRQMVADGSPDPVLVGAALEQFRDSATAGSVTLLGDGAPTSTELGDLRTWTTGQAAVMREISPSLPAANRSDIEQSYALLNAMNQRAEALRARTGCSEVVAGADELGAVPASAACVPTSATVADPSGGSEQQTRRTTTQSSQAGTTTDQDGTTTPAPEGTTTTPPTGTPTEEQGDLLDVLPGDGRLGVDGAAGSAETAAPDAAGGSADPTTSSTTTPPPLLPPITLPPLLPGLLGG; from the coding sequence ATGCCCGCGGGACGGGGCGACGACGAGGAACGGTACGAGGCGTACGGGACACCTCCCGGCGCCGACGCCGCGGAGGAGCTCGCACACGAGCTCGCGCTGGCGGCTGCGCTCGACCGCAGCCGTTCCTCCCTGTCGCCGGACCGGCAAGCCTCGGTCCGGATGAAGCAGCGGTTGTTCGCGGCGCTCGCCGAGGAGGGCTTCGGCCCCGGCGGCGGCGTCGACACGATGGCTCCGCCGGCGGCTCCGTCGCCCGGGCCGACCGAGACGACCGCGGAGATGGCCCCCGTGGCCGGTCCGCGGCCGGACGGCGGGACAGGCGGCACGGACGCCCCGACGACCGTGGCGGGCGTCTCGGTCGGAGCGGGCGGCACCCGCACCCTCACGAGCGCCGGTGCCGGCACGGACGTGCCGCGGGGGCGCAAGCCCCGCCACGTCCTCCCATCGGACCACCCGGACCAGCCGAACCGTCCCGGCGGCGCCCGCGGCTCGCGCCGCCCCGGCGGCCGCCCGAGCCTGCGCAAGCGGGTCGCGCTGGTCAGCGGGGCCGCCCTGCTGGCGCTCGTCGCCATCGCCGGCGGTGGCGCGCTGGTCGCCCGCAACGCCCTGCCCGGCGACGCGCTGTACGCCATGAAGCGCGCCTCGGAGTCCACCGGCACCGTCTTCACCTTCAGCGACGACGCGCTCGGCCACCGCCACCTCGACCTCGCCGCGACCCGGCTGGGCGAGATCCGCCAGATGGTCGCCGACGGTTCCCCGGACCCGGTGCTCGTCGGCGCGGCGCTCGAACAGTTCCGCGACTCCGCCACCGCCGGGTCCGTGACCCTGCTCGGCGACGGCGCACCGACCAGCACCGAGCTGGGGGACCTGCGCACCTGGACGACGGGCCAGGCGGCCGTGATGCGGGAGATCTCCCCGTCGCTGCCCGCCGCGAACCGTTCGGACATCGAGCAGTCCTACGCACTGCTCAACGCGATGAACCAGCGCGCCGAGGCGCTGCGGGCCCGCACGGGCTGCAGCGAGGTCGTCGCGGGCGCCGACGAGCTGGGGGCGGTCCCGGCCTCCGCGGCCTGCGTCCCGACGTCGGCGACCGTCGCCGACCCGAGCGGCGGGTCGGAGCAGCAGACCCGGCGGACGACGACCCAGTCGTCGCAGGCCGGGACGACGACCGACCAGGACGGGACCACCACCCCGGCCCCCGAGGGCACGACGACCACCCCGCCCACGGGCACCCCGACCGAGGAGCAGGGCGATCTGCTCGACGTTCTGCCCGGCGACGGCCGGCTCGGCGTCGACGGGGCCGCCGGGAGCGCCGAGACCGCCGCGCCGGACGCCGCCGGGGGCTCCGCGGACCCGACGACCAGCAGCACGACCACACCGCCGCCGCTGCTGCCGCCGATCACCCTGCCGCCGCTGCTGCCCGGCCTGCTGGGCGGCTGA
- a CDS encoding fasciclin domain-containing protein: MRKTQRLATLGAMAALVVTLGACSSSERPSTAAPSTGAPATMSAPASAAAASTGVTSAADVFGPSCSALPQGSEPGSLNAMGPQPVATAASTNPLLTTLVSAVGKVPGLADTLNAAPALTVYAPVNTAFEKIPADTLNSVLNDQAKLGALLSYHVSGTRYDKDGLLAAGTTTELAGGTVKVGGSGDAITLTGGNGQAANVVCGNIPTSNATVFAIDSVLMPAS; this comes from the coding sequence GTGCGCAAGACTCAGCGACTCGCCACCCTCGGCGCGATGGCGGCCCTGGTGGTCACCCTCGGCGCCTGCAGCAGCAGCGAGCGGCCGTCCACCGCCGCCCCGTCGACGGGCGCCCCGGCCACCATGTCCGCCCCGGCGTCGGCAGCGGCCGCCAGCACCGGCGTCACCTCCGCGGCGGACGTCTTCGGCCCGTCCTGCTCCGCGCTCCCCCAGGGCAGCGAGCCCGGCTCGCTCAACGCGATGGGCCCGCAGCCGGTCGCGACCGCCGCGTCGACCAACCCGCTGCTGACCACGCTGGTCAGCGCCGTCGGCAAGGTCCCCGGCCTCGCGGACACGCTGAACGCGGCGCCGGCGCTGACCGTCTACGCGCCGGTCAACACGGCGTTCGAGAAGATCCCCGCGGATACGCTGAACTCGGTCCTCAACGACCAGGCCAAGCTGGGCGCGCTGCTCTCGTACCACGTGTCGGGCACCCGCTACGACAAGGACGGCCTGCTCGCGGCCGGTACCACCACCGAGCTCGCGGGTGGCACGGTCAAGGTCGGCGGCAGCGGTGACGCGATCACCCTGACCGGTGGCAACGGCCAGGCCGCGAACGTGGTCTGCGGCAACATCCCGACCTCGAACGCGACGGTCTTCGCGATCGACTCGGTGCTCATGCCCGCCAGCTGA